A window of Macrotis lagotis isolate mMagLag1 chromosome 1, bilby.v1.9.chrom.fasta, whole genome shotgun sequence genomic DNA:
tggcaaagatattggaatggtgtgccatttcctccttcagttcattttatagataaggaaactgaggcaaacatagttaagtgactACAGCAAGTGacagactagatttgaattcaggtcttcctgactctaggtcttgCCCTCTATTCACTTTGCTCCCTAGATGCCTTTTATAGAATTGCTAAAAATCACAGAACTGTGATTTTCAAAAGAAGTCAAGCTTTCTCTGGTGTGTTTCTAAGGCAAAGTATTACACTCTGCCTCTCAGACACTAGAGGGTAGTCTATGGAAGAACAGCTAATTGATGTGGAAGTAAAGGATTTCCCACTAGTCAGAGATGTCTCATTATGGGGTGGGGTTCATGCTAGCCTCTTGAAATTTCACTTGTGGTGTATTTGCTAAGAAAGATCTTTCCTTCCAAGCATTAAAGACTTCAACAGATCTTTGATTTGTTGCCTGAGGAACAATATTTTTCAGTTTGGAAAAACTTTTCACCAGGATACAGGGTGTTGAGTTTTTTGGCTATAACAATTCTTGAAAACTTTTGGCTAAATTGTAATGGGTTGCAGTCTGAGAAGGGTGGAGGCATTAGCTGACATTGTAGTTTATTACTATATTGGAGCAGCTAGATAATGCACTAGGACTTCTCTGACTCTGAGACAGGAtcttttccactgtaccacattgtctctcaatgaatttttttaaggatttttttatttcttgagatTTAAATACCTTGGTGttttttatagaatattttgtCACCAAAATATTCCCAAGGCCTCTTCATGACTTTTTTTGGTAATCCCAGCTGAATGTCATTTCTTTAGAATGACGATATACATGGTTTTCACCTACCAGTAGGAGTGATTGAAATGCAGTAACTTAAACCCAAATGCACATTAACCTGACCCAATCAAATGTAATCTCAAAAAACTAGTTATTTTAATTCAGTCCTTTGAATTACATTCAGTCCTTTCCATGATTTGTGTTTACTATATAAACATTAACTTTACTTAGCAGCTGAGAAGCAGGTGAAAACTATCaaggataaagaaaaatgcaataaTTCATAAGAATGCATTCCTATTTTTTgttggttatttttccttttgtagaAAAGATATTCACAGATCATTTATTTGGACACCAAGGGTAGACCTCACATGCTGTATATGAACATGTGTGTTTTTGTGTTGGCCAAATGTAAAATTACATCTGCAAGGTATGCTAGCAAACAGACAGAATAAGAGCTCTCTTTAAACTTCTTGTGAGAAAAATAACCAGTTTCTTTAGGGAAGATTCATTCTGGGTTCCAGTACATGAAAGTGTcaaacaatcctgggagacttTTACAAAATTGAAACATATTTGTGGGAGATTAAAATATTTCTGCTTCCTCTGAACATTCAGGTCAAGTGTCAAGCATCACAGGTCAGATGTCATAAAGGGAATTCCTCTACCACATGAATAGAGGAGATGCGTTTTACCTCTGAGATTTTGTGTTTGTGGTTATTTCTAATTAGAAGatctaaaatgaaggaaaaacagacAGCTCCCCAAGGTGGCCCATTACCAGTTGTAACTTTTGAAGGTTGTCCTCACACTGAGCCAAAATCTTCCTCTCTAAAACTTTTATCCATTGTTTCTCACTCTTCTGTATGTCAGTCCTACAAGTATTTGAAGAGAATCATCATCATGTCCACTCCAATTCATCCCTACTGGAGGTTGACCATTCTTCAACCAATCCTAACACTCTCTTGTCAGTCCTCTCATCATTCTGGCTTCTCTCTTATGGATGCACTGcagattttcattgtttttttttttttacctgttgCACCAAGATTTGAACACTCAGCTATAGTTGTAGCATAATCAAGAAGGAGAACTGCAGAACTAGGAATATGCCAACCCGTACTCAGTTCTCAAGAGctaattgttaaaatttcagtgtgagcatttactgATCAGAAATCAGACAACactacaaatcagagcttgatttgttttattgatttttttaagatttaagaaaagtcaattatgtggcacagtggataaagtgcaagacctagaatcaggaagctTCATCTTCTTAATTTGAAATCTGGCTACAGACCCTTATTGGTTGTGTAGACAGtgtaagatttaaataactttttttaatataatattttgtcATGCCTCCCCATGACTTTTTTTGTAATCCTAGCTGAATGCCTTATCAAAGGATACATTCCTTCAAAATGACAAGAGACagatttggacaagtcacttaatcatgtttgcttcagttttctcctttgcaaAATGAATATGGCAAATTAATCCAATATCttaaccaagaaaatcccaaataaggtcacaaaaagtcaaataCAACTAAAACAATTGAACGATAACAAAGGTTTAAGAAAGCAATACAAAAAAgtttaataatacagattaaacatTAAAGTatcatgaatatatttattttcagagagatactttttaaatatttatcagtattGCACTGAACAGAACTGCCACTTCCCTCTTCTTTGCCCCTCTTCATGTAGCTGTGGGGATTATAATTGTCTAATCTACAAtaaaagagactgaggcagagttCTGAACCAATGACACTTTATTAAAGTGTCCATGATCCCCTCTAATAAAGTGGACTTTAGATCTTCCTCACAATCTGAAATGCTCTCTTTTTctagtcttattttttaaaggtttgatATCAGATTTGATGTCTGAATATTCTAAAAAGGCAGTCTATCAATTGAACCACTTATGAGCATACCAAAAAGTCTCTCAATCATGATGCCCAGTAACTCAGTcataaaaatatctaaattcaTGCATTATCATGGTTTAACCCTGATCTAGTTCTCTTGATTAGGGCAGATGCTTTTAAAGCCTCAAAACACCAGATAATTGTGAGTCTCTGCTTCTGTACTCAAAAATCTACAATTTAGCCTGTGTTCCCTTAACATATCATTCAAAAAGCCAGTCACCTCCATGCCATAATGGGGCTAACAGAGAAAGATTTTAGTTGATgagaatgttatataaatatgttattgtTCTTAATATCATCAACATCTtgttttcatcttattggatggaGCTCCAATGGAAAAAGTTCTGGGATTGATCACTATATTCTTAGAATTCTTTTATATTGAATATTCTATAGATTCtttcagaaataggaaaaatgtctcttttttgtaatgaaataaaaaaattaggattTAGGCTTGATAAAAGCTTCCTTATTACCCCAATTCCAGTAGTAAAGAGGAGTTTGATTTTTTCATTGGATCCCTatattttgaaagagttttattcCATATGGCTTTGAGATTATGAGTATTTACATGATGAATTCtaataaaatcattcatttttgctgaATTGATGTTATATCCAGGTGACTATGGACAAAAGCTCCAACTATAATGATGATTTGATTCCAGAAAGTTTATtggatgaattcttttttttttttgcaaggcaatgggggctaaatggcttgtccaaggccacacagctaaggtgtctgaggcctgaacacaggtactcctaactccagggctggtgctctatccactgtgccacctagccacccctattggatgaattctttaaaatattgtgaTATCCATGTTTGTAGCATGGGGATTTATCATCTTGGTGATTAAGAAAAATAGTTTCTGATACACACTTAGAATTACTGAGTCACATCATGCTGGTActcttttattatttgtatttacttttatcCCCGAGTTTTTGGTGCTAAATTTTTGCAACCAGCAAGAATATGTAACACAATTTCTTCTATTCCTTAGTAAGtgtcaaactcctgtcctcctgattccaaggccagtgctttagtcactgcaccacctagctgcccctgttcctTCAACAGATCCAATGCTATTACCAGTTATCTGCATTTACTATTGTTTGTTGCATTTACTATTGTTTGTCTATTCATTGTAAGAGAATTTCTATAAGTCTATAGTTTTAGACCTTTTAATCATATGCTCTGAGAATCCTTATTCTTCCTGTTTCTCCTTTTGtgtaagaaatatttattattccatAGCTGAACTGCCTTACAGTAATAAGTCCTGTGTTTTAATATTGTATGATCTTTAATTAGGATATTTTTTCAAATCAGTTATAGTCTATTCCATAGTTCAAAAGACATACATTAAGACTGATATTGCCTAAGTGTTCATAATTCTCAATATAGTTTTCCTAAAGAggatgaaaaaagaaggaaataggaatttattaagtacctactacagTTATCCCTTGCACATTCCAAGGGTTAGGAATATAGCAtgccatgatctggaaaatccacataaaatccTTTTGTCCTCATTTCCCATGAGAagagaaatctgatttttttttaatttttattttatggaatttaTTTCCTCATGTAAAATTTGAGTTGATATCATACAGTGCTATACATATATCCTATTCATTTCTCAGTGAACTTTTCCTATGTCCTCTGCTAGCCTTTGCATAACATCCACGCTTTCtacaaaattcataaaaaagtACCTTTTAACTGCAGAACCATAATGTACTGAAAAcccaatggaaaaagaaatatgatctcatttgatcctcacaacaatgctaAGATGCAGTTGCCATTgtccccactttacagttgaggaagctgaaacaaaagttaaatgacttgcccagggcaggatcacacagctagtaagtatttgagtctagatttgaactcagggttttcctaacttcaagtccaaagttctatccactgtaccacccaagTATATCtgatgatgatagtgattatAATGAGTGTAGTGTTCTAAAAGTGTGATTATAACAACTGAAGTTGGTACTACAGGAGAACTAAAAAGATgcacctctctcccttctttgcaaTTTTGGGAGATTCCGGATATAGGATACTGCATATACTTTCAGAAATGGTAGATATGTTGGGTAGATTTAACTGCTCTTTtcacctttatttttattctttgtttcaagGGATGAGTCCCTAGATTTGGGAGGGAGagggatatatttgaaaatgaagatgatataaaaccaaaaaatatccttaaaatggggagaaaagagtagaaaattcattgaaaggaagacttgtccTTAATGACCTGTCATTTCTTTTATAGGGGTCTGTTGATCCCATATTAGTAAAGttaactttttcatgtttttatgtTCTACAGCTGTTCGACAGAAGTCTATGACTCCCATGAAAGATTCATGGCCGGCTCTCCAGTGGGAACATAAACTTGGCTCTGCCTTCATCAAAAACCAAATGAACTACACCAATaagttcctggtgatccctgagGCTGGAGACTACTTTGTTTATTCACAAGTCACTTTCAGGGGCAGCACACCAGAGTGCGGTAAAATCAACCAGAAGAATCGGTCCACGAAGCCGGATTACATAACCCAGGTCATCACCAGAGTCACTGACAGATATCCAGAACCAACACAGCTTTTAACAGGGACTAAATCAATCTGTGAGATAGGCAGCACTTGGTTTACTCCAATTTATCTAGGGGCTGTTTTTCCTATGCAGGAGGGAGATAAGCTGATGGTGAATGTCAGTGACATCTCTCTTGTGGATTATACCAAAGAAGACAAAACATTCTTTGGAGCTTTTCGGTTATAAGAGCAAAGGACATTGTCACTATTTTCACTAgatatttctaatttctaattttaatcATTTGTATGTACTTAGACCCAGAAAAATTCATGAAGTGGAgatagagagaaggggagagaaattcCACTAAGTAATTTAGGTGGGAAATTCTAAGCTAGgaaaagcactttataatatATCTAAAAGATGAATTAAGCAACATAGCAAGATAACCTTCTAAGGTTCTGTAGAAGAGATAGCAGGGCTTAGAGTGACTGAGATAGAAGTACACTTAAAATAACAGAATGTCAGAATTTTGAAGAAaccttagaatacagaattttTGAGTCAAAGAGAAACTTAAAATACAGAATGTCAGCACAGAAAGAACCTTGGAGATAACAAAAGTTAGAAGATAGAAAACCAGAGCTAGAAGGGgctattttataaattatctaaTCCAAATCATTGATGCTTTaagtagggaaactgaggttcaaagacaGGCAATGACtcactcaaagtcacacagtcaacTAATAGAAAAGCAGGACTACCACTTGAATAGTCCTCAGGTAAGTAGTTAGTGGGGATGGGAATAAACCCTTAAATAGACATTATGCAAATATGATctattttgatcctcacaataattccattttacaactgaggaaaaaagCAAACAGATG
This region includes:
- the TNFSF15 gene encoding tumor necrosis factor ligand superfamily member 15, yielding MPKGEGPALESETGMGILEEGGCDYRTNHSTGRNLRKTNLAVTICLLLASILAVFIVYLLIDNFRSQQEMCAPDQFLKERESDQLHQPSYAPLKSNKEKPRAHLTAVRQKSMTPMKDSWPALQWEHKLGSAFIKNQMNYTNKFLVIPEAGDYFVYSQVTFRGSTPECGKINQKNRSTKPDYITQVITRVTDRYPEPTQLLTGTKSICEIGSTWFTPIYLGAVFPMQEGDKLMVNVSDISLVDYTKEDKTFFGAFRL